In one Lolium rigidum isolate FL_2022 chromosome 3, APGP_CSIRO_Lrig_0.1, whole genome shotgun sequence genomic region, the following are encoded:
- the LOC124694462 gene encoding uncharacterized protein LOC124694462, which yields MARQHPRSRAAAAADAASWCLALSALAAVLLVCATGEEGETVRGASLSARWRPCEEMYVVAEGETLHGISDRCGDPYILERNPHVHDPDDVFPGLVLRITPSISKSP from the coding sequence ATGGCGAGGCAGCATCCGAggtcgcgggcggcggcggcggcggacgcggcgtcgTGGTGCCTCGCGCTGTCGGCTCTGGCGGCGGTGCTGCTGGTGTGCGCGACCGGCGAGGAAGGCGAGACGGTGCGGGGCGCGTCGCTGTCGGCGCGGTGGCGGCCGTGCGAGGAGATGTACGTGGTGGCGGAGGGGGAGACGCTGCACGGCATCAGCGACCGGTGCGGCGACCCCTACATCCTGGAGCGCAACCCGCACGTCCACGACCCCGACGACGTCTTCCCCGGCCTAGTCCTCAGGATCACGCCCTCCATTTCCAAGTCCCCATAG